From Segatella copri, the proteins below share one genomic window:
- a CDS encoding metallophosphoesterase → MEKKVSGKHSSMNGFAMMKGRVATVVLASALLLGGGLTAQAQNTALTTCSQSAATAIPQNPNWKANAAEWQKLKGEITLYMTNDMGRNGYYDQKSIAELMGEMAGTVDPECVLAVGDIHHFNGVTSTQDPLWLTNYEYVYSHPDLMLNWFPVCGNHEYRGNTQAFMDYGKVSRRWMMPAKYYTKVFDHKGTTVRVIFLDTTPLIDSYRKNAEIYPDACKQDAEAQLSWLDETLKNAKEDWVIVVGHHPIYAYTTKKENERLDMQKRLLPILHKYNNVAIYACGHIHNFQHIRKKGDNIDYVVNSSSSLARSVKPIDGTVFCSPADGFSVFTADKKQLRMSMIDKDGKIIHTVLKVKK, encoded by the coding sequence GGTAAGCATAGCAGCATGAATGGCTTTGCTATGATGAAAGGTAGAGTAGCAACTGTAGTTTTGGCTTCGGCTTTATTATTGGGCGGAGGCTTGACTGCACAGGCTCAAAACACAGCATTAACAACCTGCTCTCAGAGTGCAGCAACCGCCATTCCGCAGAATCCAAACTGGAAGGCGAATGCTGCCGAATGGCAGAAACTGAAGGGCGAAATCACCCTCTACATGACCAATGATATGGGACGCAACGGCTACTATGACCAGAAGTCTATCGCCGAACTGATGGGCGAGATGGCGGGCACAGTAGATCCTGAATGCGTACTTGCCGTGGGCGACATCCACCATTTCAATGGCGTGACTTCTACCCAGGATCCTCTGTGGCTTACCAATTACGAATATGTTTATTCTCATCCCGACCTGATGCTCAACTGGTTCCCGGTTTGCGGCAACCATGAGTATCGTGGTAATACACAGGCTTTTATGGACTACGGCAAGGTGAGCCGCCGCTGGATGATGCCAGCCAAATATTACACCAAGGTGTTCGACCACAAGGGAACCACCGTGCGTGTCATCTTCCTCGACACCACACCCCTCATCGATTCCTATCGCAAGAATGCGGAAATCTATCCTGATGCCTGCAAGCAGGATGCTGAGGCTCAGCTCTCCTGGCTCGACGAAACTCTGAAGAATGCCAAGGAAGACTGGGTCATCGTGGTAGGTCATCATCCTATCTATGCCTACACCACGAAGAAGGAGAATGAGCGCCTCGACATGCAGAAGCGCCTCCTGCCTATCCTCCATAAATATAATAATGTGGCGATTTATGCCTGCGGTCACATCCACAACTTCCAGCACATCCGGAAGAAGGGCGATAACATCGACTATGTAGTCAATTCCTCTTCATCTCTGGCTCGCTCTGTGAAGCCTATCGATGGCACCGTGTTCTGCAGTCCTGCCGATGGCTTCTCTGTATTTACAGCAGATAAGAAGCAGCTGAGAATGTCGATGATCGACAAGGATGGAAAAATCATTCACACGGTTTTAAAGGTAAAAAAGTAA